The Shewanella halotolerans region AGTGCAGGGTACAGACGTCGGCGTAGCCGCGCGACAGGAGATCCAGCCCCATGCGGGAGCCGGTGGAGCTATAGCTGATAAGATCGCTCTTGCCTATCTTAGACATGAGACGGGCCACCAACATGGAGAGCAGGGGGTCGTCGCTGCCGGTGATGTGCATGCGATCCGACAGCATGCCGCTATGGCAGGAGTCCATGACCCAACGGTCGATCAAAATCTTGGGAAACAGCCACTTACCCGTCACCTTGGTGGCGGGCAATATGCGGTCATTGGCCATGGAGTAGACCTTCTTCTCATTCAGGTCGAGATATTCGGCGACCTGTTTGGCGCTCATGTAGACGAGTTCGCTGGGTTCAGTCATTGATAATCCTTTAACCTTCGCCGTTAACCTAGATTACGTTTCGGCGGTGTGGCATCAAATTCGATATTTTCCGCACCATGATAGATGAGGAAGTGGCGCCCCTTGGCGCGGGCGATCATGGTGATCCCCAGCTTCTGGGCCAGTTCCAGCCCCATCTGGGTGGCACCGCTGCGCGAAAGCAGGACGGGGATACCCATCTTGGCCACCTTGATCACCATCTCTGAGGTGAGTCGCCCCGTGGTGTAAAACAGCTTGTTGCCACCGCCCTGCTGCTTGAGCCACATCTCGCCGGCGAGGGTGTCGACCGCGTTGTGACGGCCGACATCTTCGACGAAGCCGATGATCTGATCGCCCTCGCATAGGCCACAGCCATGCACGGCACCGGCATTCTTATAGGTCTCGTTGTAGGCGCTGATGTTATTGAGCAGGCTGTAGAGCATGCTCTGTTTCAGCTGAGGCGTGGGCAGGCGGATATCCTCGACACCATCCATGAAGCCGCCATAGACAGTGCCCTGGCCGCAGCCTGTGGTGACCGTCTTCTCCGCCAGTTTCTCCTCCAGGTGCGCCGTCGACTCCTTGGTGATCACCGCCGCCGAGTTGACCTCCCAATCCACAATCACAGACTCGAGCTGATGGACGTCGCTGATGAAGCCCTGGTTCTTCAAATAGCCTAGTGCCAGTGCCTCGGGACGGGCACCCAGTGTCATCAGGGTCACTATGGGTCGCCAGTTCAGGTAGAGAGTGAGGGGGCGCTCGCAGGCGATATATTTGTCGACCACTTCGCCCTGCTCGTTGATGGCTTTCACCGCCATGGTGAGTGGGGCATCGGCTTGGGTCTTGACCAGTGTGGGGTGTTTGAAACTTGTCATTGCTCTCGTCTTGTTGCATTGGGGCGCATTGAGCATAGCAAGTATCGTTCCCACGCAAGGATTTCGAGTGTAAATGCGTGATCCAGGCGCCGACTTTGTGTGATGTCGCCCTTTTCTGTCCCGGCCAAAATGGCTTTTAGGACAAATTGTCCTACGCTTGTTAGGGATTTGATGATCCAGTTCAAACTATTCCCCTTCTAGCGATGGCATGTAAATTGCTTCGTATAGGTCTATCGCTAACCCAATGCCCGGCGAATCAGCAATACGCCGGCCTGCTAGGCAAAACGGAGACGCAATGCAACATACCGAAAGTCAATGGCCCATGTATGTTTCACTGAAAAAGGTGGAGAAACAGATGGGGCGCTGGACCGCTGAAAGTTGGGAATTAGATCAGATAGTTCCCGCCACCCAGCCCGCACCAGCCGGGGCCCACATAGTGATGCTTGAACTCTACAAAGATGAGCGCGGCAGCTATCGCATCAACCTGGATATGGATAACGCCATGCTCTACGTGGTGTGCGACGAGCTGGAAGATGGCACCTGGGTGCCCGCCTATATCTCGGCCGACCAAAATGTCGCAGCCGGTTGCCTCGAGGGCGACACCCCAGTGCTGAACTTCCCCATGCCCAAGGCGATCGCCTGCTGGATAGAGGCCTTCATCACCCGTCACGGCGAGGTGGAGATATGCGCCCATAGGCGTAAGCATGTCAATCGCCGTAAGAACGAGGGGCCGAGTACCAATCCGGATAGGGGGCTAGTGTCCTGATGAGTGAGAAGCCAAGCGGACTCTTTGCACGCTGGACTCAGCGTCGCCAACAGGTGCAGGCCGAGGAAGAGGCGGCGCGTCTGGCTGAACAGGCCCAGGAAACGCCGGTCGAGCCATCGGTTGAGGCCGAAGGCGCGGATGGTGTCGAAGCTAGCGACCAAGTCGCTCCCGAAGAGAAGAAGATACTGACTGCCGAGGACCTACCGGATCCCGAGAAGATAGAGGTGGGCGGCAGCTTCGCCAGTTTCATGGCCGACAACGTCGATCCTGATGCCAAGACGGCGGCCCTGAGGGCCCTGTGGAAGCAGCCACACTATCACGAGATCGATGGCCTGCTGGAATATGCCCTGGACTACACAGACCAGCCCAAGTTGACCGCCGAGGTCTCGGCCGAGCTAGCCAAGAAGGTCTTCAGGCATCTGATCAAGGATGAAGAGAAGGTCGAGGCGGCTGCCGAGACGGCGGAAATCCAGCTGGCACAGCAGGAAAATGCTGCGCCTCAGGTCGAGGACAATTTGGACAGGGCATCCGACGAGGTGTCCCAAAATGAACCAGAAATACAGGCCTCAACCAAGCCTCCTGTTGTTTAAGGTAAGTTTAGAGTGCTTTTAAATCCATAAATTTGGTACGTGAATTGCTGTATTAACGACAATTAACAACGAGTTAGATAATCGTTGAACTTAGGGTGAAGCTGGCGCAACAAGCGCATGCCGTCAGAGCACAACAGCCACCCGGCTGATACAGCAGCCAAATACTGCTTAGGAACGCAATGTGAGCATGCATTTAGAGACGAGCGACAATTTGGCCCACCTGAAACAGGTGCGCCAGCAAGTGTTGGGACAGACACAAATTCTGCAAAACCTGATCCCACCCACAGTGAGTTACACCACAGAGGGCAATGTGTTGATCATTGGCCCGGAAGACTTGGCTCGCCTGGCGGCCGACAAGCTGGCCAACATGGGTCAGCGCGCCATTCTGGCCAACGAATCGATCACCAGCCAGGATGAAGACCACCTGGAGAAGGTGATGAACGCCGCCGAAGATGTCGAGAGCTATTACAACAAGCTTATCGAGATCAAAGGCTTCCTGGGTCAATTCCAGGTCAAGGTTGAGCATGACAACGGCACCGCTGACCTCAGCCTGGTGGCCATTCGTAAGGCCCATTTCGATCTTATCCTCGACCTTAGCCAAGCGCCCTGCATCAACCTCGAGATGCTGCCACCGGGTTACTTCTACGTGGGGCAGGATGAGGCCAAATTGATGGATGCCATCGCCCAGCTGCCCGAGTTGATCGGCGAGTTCGACAAGCCGCGCTACGTCAAGGTGAACAGCGATATCTGTGCCCACCACAGAAACGGTATCGATGGCTGTAACCGCTGCCTCAACTTCTGTCCCGCCGACGCCATCGCCAGCGTGGACCATAAGATAGAGATCGACCCTTACCTCTGCCACGGTGCGGGCAGCTGTACCAATGCCTGTCCGACCGGCGCCATCAGCTATGACCTGCCGACGCCACAGGCGCTGCACTCCTACCTGAACAAGTTGGTGACACGTTTTCGCAGTGCGGCGCAGACAGCTCCAGTGATTTTATTCCACGATGCCAGCCTGGGTGCCTCGCTGATCGGCGATGAGCTGCCCGGTGCCATCTTGCCGGTGGAGCTGGAGGAGATCACAGTCGCCAGCATGGATCACTGGATGGCGGCCCTGGCCTGGGGCGCGCGTCAGATCTTGGTGCTCAACACTGAGGCCACAGCGCCAACCCTGACCCAGATGCTCAACGGCGAGCTCAAGCTGGCCAACGAGATCCTCGACGAGATGGGTCAGCCACAGCGTGTGAGCGTGATTGAGGCCAGTCAGATTGCCGAGCTGGCCGCACTGATCGAACCTAGCGCCAGCTGGCCCATGATAGTACCGGGCGAATTTGCCGCCACCACTAAGCGTGAGACCCTCTACGCGGCGATCGATCACCTCAACAGCCAGGCGGCCTCTACCGATGCCTGTCTGAGCAAGAGCAATATTCCTTACGGTAAGGTGAGTGTTAATACCGATAACTGCACCCTGTGTCTCTCCTGTGTGTCGACCTGTCCGACACAGGCGCTGACCGACGGCGGCGAGAAGCCCGCGCTCTATTTTGTCGAGCAAGCCTGTGTGCAGTGCGGCCTGTGTGAGTCGGCCTGTCCGGAGAAGGTGATCAGCCTGACACCACAGATCAATTTCGATGCGACTGCTCGTCAGAGCCGTCAAACCCTGAATGAGGAGGCCCCGTTCGAATGTATTCGTTGTGGTACCCCATTCGCCACCCAATCCATGGTGCAACGGATGCTGGATGTAGTCGGCGGACACAGTGCCTTCAGTGCCAATACCGAGCGTCTGAAGATGTGTAGCGACTGCCGGGTAAAAGACATGTTTGAAGACATACTTCAAGATCCTGAAAAGCAACTGCGATAAGAGTTTAGCCATGACCGAATTAGTAAGAGAAGTTTCAGAAAACGATCAGTTGAGAGCCGATATCTACCAGCTTTTGGCGGCGCTTTTACGCAAGCAGCCAAGTGCTGAACTGTTGCAGTTCCTTTCCACCCTGGAGATAGATGCCGACGATG contains the following coding sequences:
- a CDS encoding formate dehydrogenase accessory sulfurtransferase FdhD; amino-acid sequence: MTSFKHPTLVKTQADAPLTMAVKAINEQGEVVDKYIACERPLTLYLNWRPIVTLMTLGARPEALALGYLKNQGFISDVHQLESVIVDWEVNSAAVITKESTAHLEEKLAEKTVTTGCGQGTVYGGFMDGVEDIRLPTPQLKQSMLYSLLNNISAYNETYKNAGAVHGCGLCEGDQIIGFVEDVGRHNAVDTLAGEMWLKQQGGGNKLFYTTGRLTSEMVIKVAKMGIPVLLSRSGATQMGLELAQKLGITMIARAKGRHFLIYHGAENIEFDATPPKRNLG
- a CDS encoding DUF3305 domain-containing protein, with the protein product MQHTESQWPMYVSLKKVEKQMGRWTAESWELDQIVPATQPAPAGAHIVMLELYKDERGSYRINLDMDNAMLYVVCDELEDGTWVPAYISADQNVAAGCLEGDTPVLNFPMPKAIACWIEAFITRHGEVEICAHRRKHVNRRKNEGPSTNPDRGLVS
- a CDS encoding DUF3306 domain-containing protein — encoded protein: MSEKPSGLFARWTQRRQQVQAEEEAARLAEQAQETPVEPSVEAEGADGVEASDQVAPEEKKILTAEDLPDPEKIEVGGSFASFMADNVDPDAKTAALRALWKQPHYHEIDGLLEYALDYTDQPKLTAEVSAELAKKVFRHLIKDEEKVEAAAETAEIQLAQQENAAPQVEDNLDRASDEVSQNEPEIQASTKPPVV
- a CDS encoding 4Fe-4S binding protein, which translates into the protein MHLETSDNLAHLKQVRQQVLGQTQILQNLIPPTVSYTTEGNVLIIGPEDLARLAADKLANMGQRAILANESITSQDEDHLEKVMNAAEDVESYYNKLIEIKGFLGQFQVKVEHDNGTADLSLVAIRKAHFDLILDLSQAPCINLEMLPPGYFYVGQDEAKLMDAIAQLPELIGEFDKPRYVKVNSDICAHHRNGIDGCNRCLNFCPADAIASVDHKIEIDPYLCHGAGSCTNACPTGAISYDLPTPQALHSYLNKLVTRFRSAAQTAPVILFHDASLGASLIGDELPGAILPVELEEITVASMDHWMAALAWGARQILVLNTEATAPTLTQMLNGELKLANEILDEMGQPQRVSVIEASQIAELAALIEPSASWPMIVPGEFAATTKRETLYAAIDHLNSQAASTDACLSKSNIPYGKVSVNTDNCTLCLSCVSTCPTQALTDGGEKPALYFVEQACVQCGLCESACPEKVISLTPQINFDATARQSRQTLNEEAPFECIRCGTPFATQSMVQRMLDVVGGHSAFSANTERLKMCSDCRVKDMFEDILQDPEKQLR